A single genomic interval of Electrophorus electricus isolate fEleEle1 chromosome 4, fEleEle1.pri, whole genome shotgun sequence harbors:
- the glg1b gene encoding Golgi apparatus protein 1b, whose product MQKPADCPCAHSAHADAFKTGSARAAELKLQPKMAACGRVPLILLLTSQCLCVFLTQGLKPAANVNVHPPVIAINRQLKIGASNAGSVGAASSVSQPKRTTGWKLADEEACREDLTRLCPKHTWNNNLAVLECLQDRKEETEIATDCNHLLWNYKLNLTTDPKFESVAAEVCKSTISELRECADEERGKGYLVSCLVDHRGNITEYQCHQYITKMTSIIFSDYRLICGFMDKCREDINALHCGSITTGEKDLHSQGEVIACLEKSLVREVEQQDQPHPIKEDCKKAIMRVAELSADDFHLDRYLYFSCRADRERFCENTQVGEGRVYKCLFNHKFEEAMSEKCRDALTTRQKLIAQDYKVSYSLAKACKADLRKYRCNLDNNLPRAREARLSYLLLCLESAVHRGRMVSGDCQGEMLEYRRMLMEDFSLSPEIVLHCRSEIEAHCSGLHRKGRTLHCLMRVGRGDKGLVDSLCQNALQALIQSADPGADYRIDRALNEACESVIQTACKHIRNGDPMILSCLMEHLYTEKMVEDCEHRLLELQYFISRDWKLDPVLYRKCQNDASRLCHTHGWNETSEMMPPGAVFSCLYRHAYRTEEQGRRLTRDCKVEVQRILHQRALDVKLDPELQKRCMTDLGKWCSEKTDTGQELECLQDHLEDLVSDCKDVVGNLTELESEDIQIEALLMRACEGVIQSHCHDVADNQIDTGDLMECLVQNKHQKEMNDKCAVGVTHFQLIQMKDFRFSYKFKMACKEDVLKLCPNIKKKVDVVVCLSTTVRNDTLQDVKEQRVSLKCRKQLRVEELEMSEDIRLEPELHDSCKKDINRLCSAITFGNAQVIECLKENKQYLSHMCHQKVFKLQETEMMDPELDYQLMRVCKQMIKRFCTESDAKNMLHCLKQNKNNELMDPKCKQMITKRQITQSTDYRLNPVLRKACKADIPKFCQNILNKASDDNELEGQVISCLKLKYTDQRLSSDCEDQIRVILQESALDYRLDPQLQLHCSEEITNLCAEEAAAQEQTGQVEECLKTNLLKLKRDACKKEVLNMLKESKADIFVDPVLHTACALDLKHHCAAVTPGRGRQMSCLMEALQDKRVRLQPECKKRLQDRIDMWSYAAKVAPAEGFSDLAVQVMTSPSKNYILLMIALAVCVLFLVGLLCGRIIKRVTRELKDR is encoded by the exons ATGCAGAAGCCAGCAGACTGTCCGTGTGCCCACAGCGCTCACGCGGACGCTTTTAAAACGGGGAGTGCGCGAGCGGCTGAGCTTAAGCTGCAGCCGAAGATGGCGGCGTGTGGACGTGTTCCGTTAATTCTGCTGTTGACGtcccagtgtttgtgtgtgtttttaacgcAGGGGCTGAAACCGGCCGCCAACGTGAACGTTCATCCTCCGGTTATCGCCATTAACCGGCAACTTAAAATTGGAGCTTCGAATGCCGGCAGTGTCGGTGCTGCTTCGTCGGTGTCTCAGCCCAAGAGAACAACTGGTTGGAAGCTCGCCGACGAGGAGGCCTGTCGGGAGGACCTGACCCGGCTTTGTCCGAAACACACCTGGAATAATAACCTAGCGGTCTTGGAGTGCCTGCAGGATAGAAAGGAG GAAACGGAGATTGCTACAGACTGCAACCAT TTGCTGTGGAACTATAAATTGAACTTGACCACTGATCCAAAGTTTGAATCTGTGGCAGCTGAAGTGTGTAAAAGTACCATATCGGAG CTTAGGGAATGTGCAGATGAGGAGAGAGGTAAAGGTTATCTGGTGTCCTGCTTGGTGGATCATCGTGGTAATATCACAGAATACCAGTGCCACCAGTACATCACAAAAATGACCAGCATCATCTTCAGTGACTACCGTCTCATATGTGGCTTCATGGACAAATGCAGAGAGGACATCAATGCCTTGCACTGTGGAAGCATCACTACTGGGGAAAAA gACTTGCACTCCCAGGGCGAAGTCATTGCATGTCTGGAAAAGTCATTGGTGAGGGAGGTAGAGCAGCAGGATCAGCCTcatccaatcaaagaggactgCAAGAAGGCCATCATGCGAGTGGCTGAACTGTCGGCCGACGACTTTCATCTGGACCGCTACCTCTACTTTTCTTGTCGAGCTGACCGAGAACGATTCTGTGAAAAT actCAGGTCGGAGAAGGCAGAGTCTACAAATGTCTGTTCAACCACAAATTTGAGGAAGCAATGTCTGAAAAG TGCCGAGACGCTCTGACCACTAGACAAAAGCTGATTGCGCAGGACTATAAGGTCAGTTACTCTCTGGCCAAGGCCTGCAAGGCTGACCTTCGCAAATATCGCTGTAACCTGGATAACAACCTGCCCCGAGCTCGAGAAGCTAGACTCTCATACCTGCTCCTCTGCCTGGAGTCTGCAGTTCACAGAG GGCGCATGGTGAGCGGAGACTGCCAAGGGGAGATGCTCGAGTACAGGCGCATGCTAATGGAGGACTTCTCCCTGAGTCCGGAGATCGTGCTGCACTGCCGGAGCGAGATCGAGGCGCACTGCTCCGGCCTGCACCGCAAGGGCCGCACCCTGCACTGCCTCATGAGGGTGGGCCGTGGGGACAAGGGCCTGGTGGACAGCCTCTGCCAGAATGCT CTTCAGGCACTGATCCAGTCTGCAGACCCTGGGGCTGATTACCGCATTGACCGTGCTCTCAATGAAGCATGTGAATCTGTGATCCAGACAGCCTGCAAACACATCCGCAATGGAGACCCCAT GATCCTCTCTTGTCTAATGGAACACCTCTACACAGAGAAAATGGTAGAAGACTGTGAGCACCGGCTATTGGAGCTGCAGTATTTTATCTCGAGAGATTGGAA GCTCGATCCTGTTCTTTACCGGAAGTGTCAGAATGACGCGTCGCggctctgccacacacacgGCTGGAACGAGACAAGTGAGATGATGCCTCCTGGCGCTGTGTTCTCCTGCCTGTATCGACATGCCTACCGCACGGAGGAGCAGGGTAGACGG CTCACAAGAGACTGCAAAGTCGAGGTCCAACGGATTCTACACCAGAGAGCTCTGGATGTGAAGCTGGACCCTGAACTCCAGAAACGCTGCATGACTGACCTGGGCAAATGGTGCAGTGAGAAGACTGATACTGGCCAG GAGCTAGAGTGTTTGCAAGACCATTTGGAGGACCTAGTATCAGATTGCAAGGATGTGGTGGGCAACCTGACTGAACTGGAGTCCGAG GACATCCAGATAGAAGCACTGCTGATGCGTGCCTGTGAAGGAGTCATCCAGTCCCACTGCCAT GATGTGGCTGATAATCAGATAGACACAGGGGATCTGATGGAATGCTTGGTGCAAAACAAGCATCAGAAGGAGATGAATGACAAGTGTGCTGTGGGAGTTACACACTTCCAGCTG ATTCAGATGAAAGACTTTCGCTTCTCCTATAAATTCAAGATGGCCTGCAAAGAGGACGTCCTCAAGCTGTGTCCTAACATAAAGAAGAA GGTGGACGTAGTGGTGTGTTTGAGCACCACCGTGCGGAATGACACGCTGCAGGATGTGAAGGAGCAGCGCGTGTCCTTGAAGTGTCGCAAGCAGCTCCgagtggaggagctggagatg tccGAGGACATCCGTCTGGAACCCGAGCTTCATGACTCGTGCAAGAAGGACATCAACAGGCTGTGCTCTGCCATTACATTTGGCAATGCTCAG GTTATCGAGTGTCTAAAGGAGAATAAGCAGTACCTGTCTCACATGTGTCATCAAAAGGTCTTTAAGCTGCAGGAGACTGAGATGATGGACCCAGAGCTGGACTACCAGCTGATGAGAGTGTGTAAACAGATGATTAAG CGTTTTTGTACAGAGTCTGATGCCAAGAATATGCTGCACTGCCTGAAGCAGAACAAGAACAACGAGCTGATGGACCCCAAATGTAAGCAGATGATCACCAAGAGACAGATCACTCAGAGCACAG ATTACAGGCTTAATCCAGTGCTACGGAAAGCCTGCAAAGCTGATATTCCCAAATTTTGTCAGAACATTCTGAACAAAGCAAGCGATGACAACGAACTAGAGGGCCAGGTCATATCATGCCTCAAACTCAAATACACTGACCAG CGTCTGTCTTCAGACTGTGAGGACCAGATCAGGGTGATTCTGCAGGAGTCGGCCCTCGACTACAGGCTGGACCCTCAGCTTCAGCTCCACTGCAGTGAGGAG ATCACAAATCTCTGCGCAGAGGAGGCAGCAGCACAAGAGCAGACAGGCCAGGTGGAAGAGTGCCTGAAGACCAACCTGCTGAAGCTCAAACGTGATGCCTGCAAGAAG GAGGTTTTGAACATGCTCAAGGAAAGCAAAGCAGACATTTTCGTGGATCCTGTCTTGCACACAGCCTGTGCCCTGGACCTGAAGCACCACTGTGCAGCTGTGACCCCTGGCCGGGGCCGAC AAATGTCATGTTTGATGGAGGCTCTCCAGGACAAGCGGGTGAGATTGCAGCCTGAATGTAAGAAGAGACTACAGGACCGGATAGATATGTGGAGCTACGCAGCTAAG GTGGCACCAGCGGAGGGCTTCTCTGACCTCGCTGTGCAAGTGATGACCTCCCCCTCAAAGAACTACATTCTGCTGATGATTgcactggctgtgtgtgtccttttccTGGTGGGCTTGCTCTGTGGCCGCATTATTAAACGTGTAACTAGGGAACTAAAGGACAGGTAG